A section of the Agrococcus sp. SGAir0287 genome encodes:
- a CDS encoding ABC transporter substrate-binding protein has product MHRSIPLVAASAMTVLLVGGCAQSANAPGAGDERTSLVAAYSEGGQTLNPYEANDVTSDTFVLAAYDQLVTYAVDVVDGEATARTQEIEPMLAESWEVNDDATEYTFTLRDDVEFQSGNPLTSADVVGSLELIEASASASFLYGMAGIASYEALDEHTVRISLTGPNHLFLQILPMYSFSIVDTALVEESGGAEWLSTSTAGSGPYVIEAWDPATEATLTRNEDYWGEAPAVDDVTVRFIAEPANRVQLLSGGDVDLATEIPANDVEGLAETDGVVIDSRASNKILFFAMNNEIAPFDDPLVRQAISYAIPYEQLVDDVMEGQASPLTSAVPSSMAGFDDSTYAYEHDLDRARELLAEAGYPDGFTFDFTLGGGFQDWADDAVLIQAELAQIGVTMNIQNMARPQFLEALDTRQVQAYISRWTSFVNDPQYHLGLLMTTDTSSNYMNYSNPEVDALWQQASQETDESVREELYGQMQALITADAPWAYLYEYNIVVGLSEGTEGYTSYPDGIVRFAQLSVEA; this is encoded by the coding sequence ATGCACCGTTCCATCCCCCTGGTCGCCGCGAGCGCGATGACCGTCCTGCTCGTGGGCGGCTGCGCCCAGAGCGCCAACGCCCCGGGCGCGGGCGACGAGCGCACGTCCCTCGTCGCCGCCTACTCCGAGGGTGGCCAGACGCTGAACCCGTACGAGGCGAACGACGTCACGAGCGACACATTCGTGCTCGCCGCGTACGACCAGCTCGTCACGTATGCCGTCGACGTCGTCGACGGCGAGGCGACCGCCCGCACGCAGGAGATCGAGCCCATGCTCGCCGAGTCGTGGGAGGTGAACGACGACGCGACCGAGTACACGTTCACGCTGCGCGACGACGTCGAGTTCCAGAGCGGCAACCCGCTGACCTCCGCCGACGTCGTCGGCAGCCTCGAGCTCATCGAGGCCTCCGCGAGCGCGAGCTTCCTCTACGGCATGGCCGGCATCGCCTCCTACGAGGCGCTCGACGAGCACACGGTGCGCATCTCGCTCACCGGCCCGAACCACCTCTTCCTGCAGATCCTCCCCATGTACTCGTTCTCGATCGTCGACACGGCGCTCGTGGAGGAGTCGGGCGGCGCCGAGTGGCTCAGCACGAGCACGGCGGGCAGCGGCCCGTACGTCATCGAGGCGTGGGACCCCGCGACCGAGGCGACGCTGACGCGCAACGAGGACTACTGGGGCGAAGCGCCCGCCGTCGACGACGTGACGGTGCGCTTCATCGCCGAGCCCGCGAACCGCGTGCAGCTGCTCTCGGGCGGCGACGTCGACCTCGCCACCGAGATCCCCGCGAACGACGTCGAGGGCCTCGCCGAGACCGACGGCGTCGTCATCGACTCCCGCGCGAGCAACAAGATCCTCTTCTTCGCGATGAACAACGAGATCGCACCGTTCGACGACCCGCTCGTGCGCCAGGCGATCTCGTACGCCATCCCCTACGAGCAGCTCGTCGACGACGTCATGGAGGGGCAGGCCAGCCCCCTCACGTCGGCCGTGCCGAGCTCGATGGCGGGCTTCGACGACAGCACCTACGCCTACGAGCACGACCTCGACCGCGCCCGCGAGCTGCTCGCCGAGGCCGGCTACCCGGACGGCTTCACGTTCGACTTCACGCTCGGCGGCGGCTTCCAGGACTGGGCCGACGACGCCGTGCTCATCCAGGCCGAGCTCGCCCAGATCGGCGTGACCATGAACATCCAGAACATGGCCCGCCCGCAGTTCCTCGAGGCGCTCGACACCCGCCAGGTGCAGGCGTACATCTCGCGCTGGACGTCGTTCGTGAACGACCCGCAGTACCACCTGGGCCTGCTCATGACGACCGACACCTCGTCGAACTACATGAACTACTCGAACCCCGAGGTCGACGCGCTCTGGCAGCAGGCGTCGCAGGAGACCGACGAGTCGGTGCGCGAGGAGCTCTACGGCCAGATGCAGGCGCTCATCACCGCCGACGCGCCCTGGGCGTACCTCTACGAGTACAACATCGTCGTCGGCCTCTCCGAGGGCACCGAGGGCTACACCTCGTACCCGGACGGCATCGTGCGCTTCGCGCAGCTGAGCGTGGAGGCGTAG
- a CDS encoding ABC transporter permease, whose amino-acid sequence MQPDSTTSAETATRSTATASATAVGAAPAPDLAPTTARRSAKGALRLLLANRLALVGIAVILLWSLGALLVGVLSPYGVAETGAGERLQPPSPEHLFGTDNFGRDVLTRVLAGAQLSLWTGLIAVGLSMLVGVPLGGIAGYVGGWVGSTIMRVMDVLLAFPSLVLAMAIAASLGPGVGSAMIAVGIVGIPEFARIVYGQTMALKQREFVEAGRALGLAPATILLRHIVPNAMAPIVVRAALGMGAAILTAAALSFIGLGAQPPTAEWGVMISDGRGYIVSGDWWLTVFPGIAIASSILAFNLVGDALRDVLDPRLRTTA is encoded by the coding sequence ATGCAGCCTGACAGCACCACGAGCGCCGAGACCGCCACGCGCTCCACGGCCACCGCGTCCGCGACGGCCGTCGGCGCCGCACCCGCGCCCGACCTCGCCCCCACGACCGCCCGCCGCTCGGCGAAGGGCGCCCTGCGTCTGCTGCTCGCGAACCGCCTCGCGCTCGTCGGCATCGCCGTCATCCTGCTCTGGTCGCTCGGTGCCCTGCTCGTCGGCGTCCTCAGCCCGTACGGCGTCGCCGAGACGGGCGCGGGGGAGCGGCTGCAGCCGCCGAGCCCGGAGCATCTGTTCGGCACCGACAACTTCGGCCGCGACGTGCTGACCCGAGTGCTCGCCGGCGCGCAGCTGTCGCTGTGGACGGGCCTCATCGCCGTCGGCCTGTCGATGCTCGTCGGCGTGCCCCTCGGCGGCATCGCCGGCTACGTCGGCGGATGGGTCGGCTCGACGATCATGCGCGTCATGGACGTGCTGCTCGCGTTCCCCTCGCTCGTGCTCGCCATGGCGATCGCCGCCTCCCTCGGCCCCGGCGTCGGCAGCGCGATGATCGCGGTGGGCATCGTCGGCATCCCCGAGTTCGCCCGCATCGTGTACGGGCAGACGATGGCGCTCAAGCAGCGCGAGTTCGTCGAGGCCGGCCGCGCGCTCGGCCTCGCGCCGGCGACGATCCTGCTGCGCCACATCGTGCCGAACGCCATGGCGCCGATCGTCGTGCGCGCCGCGCTCGGCATGGGCGCCGCCATCCTCACCGCGGCCGCCCTCAGCTTCATCGGCCTCGGCGCGCAGCCGCCGACCGCCGAGTGGGGCGTCATGATCTCCGACGGCCGCGGCTACATCGTCAGCGGCGACTGGTGGCTCACCGTCTTCCCCGGCATCGCCATCGCCTCGTCGATCCTCGCCTTCAACCTCGTCGGCGACGCCCTGCGCGACGTGCTCGACCCGCGGCTGCGCACCACGGCCTGA
- a CDS encoding ABC transporter permease has product MRTVVRRVMAMIPALLGVLVAVFLLTRVLPGDPARTLAGEQADAATVERIREQMGLDRPLPEQFVSYVGALLRGDLGFAWHTGRPVVEDIATRLPATIELGLAALLIAIAVGVPLGIAGAVRRGRIIDHVTRIVSLAGASMPLFWLGLLVIAVFAFQLGVAPAPIGRIGDDVLPPTRITGLYVLDSLLSGDTVALGSSLQHLIWPAMVLATGATAMIARMTRSAMLEVLGQDYIRTADAKGLPPATVVVKHAFRNASPAVLTVVGLELGQLLGGAVLTETIYSWPGVGSYVTQSILATDYAPVQAFTLLAAAIFLVVNLLVDLGHAAIDPRIRHAA; this is encoded by the coding sequence ATGCGCACCGTCGTCCGCCGCGTGATGGCGATGATCCCCGCCCTGCTGGGCGTGCTCGTCGCCGTCTTCCTCCTGACGCGCGTGCTGCCCGGCGACCCGGCGCGCACGCTCGCCGGCGAGCAGGCGGATGCGGCGACCGTCGAGCGCATCCGCGAGCAGATGGGCCTCGACCGGCCGCTGCCCGAGCAGTTCGTCTCCTACGTCGGCGCCCTGCTGCGCGGCGACCTCGGCTTCGCGTGGCACACGGGCCGCCCCGTCGTGGAGGACATCGCCACCCGCCTGCCCGCGACGATCGAGCTCGGCCTCGCCGCCCTGCTCATCGCGATCGCCGTGGGCGTGCCGCTCGGCATCGCCGGCGCCGTGCGCCGCGGCCGGATCATCGACCACGTCACGCGCATCGTCTCGCTCGCCGGCGCATCCATGCCGCTGTTCTGGCTGGGCCTGCTCGTCATCGCCGTCTTCGCCTTCCAGCTCGGCGTCGCGCCCGCCCCGATCGGCCGCATCGGCGACGACGTGCTGCCGCCGACGCGCATCACGGGCCTCTACGTGCTCGACTCGCTGCTCTCGGGCGACACGGTCGCGCTCGGCTCGTCGCTGCAGCACCTCATCTGGCCGGCCATGGTGCTCGCGACCGGCGCGACGGCGATGATCGCGCGGATGACGCGCTCGGCGATGCTCGAGGTGCTCGGCCAGGACTACATCCGCACCGCCGACGCGAAGGGGCTGCCGCCTGCGACGGTCGTCGTGAAGCACGCCTTCCGCAACGCCTCGCCCGCTGTCCTCACGGTCGTCGGCCTCGAGCTCGGGCAGCTGCTCGGCGGCGCCGTGCTCACCGAGACGATCTACAGCTGGCCCGGCGTCGGCTCGTACGTGACGCAGTCGATCCTCGCCACCGACTACGCGCCCGTGCAGGCGTTCACGCTGCTCGCGGCCGCGATCTTCCTCGTCGTCAACCTGCTCGTGGACCTCGGCCACGCCGCCATCGACCCCAGGATCCGCCATGCAGCCTGA